From Streptomyces sp. HUAS MG91, the proteins below share one genomic window:
- a CDS encoding response regulator transcription factor — protein MPLTVLLVDDEPLVRAGLRAVLEAQADITVVGEATDGAAVVPLVRELRPDVVAMDVRMPLLDGIEATRAVLRAVPDPPKILVITTFENDEYVYGALRAGADGFLLKRARPAEIVHAVRLVAGGDSLLFPAAVRRLAAEYGNPSARAAMARAALTERESAVLRLMARGLSNAEIATDLVVGTETVKSHVSAVLAKLGARDRTQAVIAAYESGFVAPG, from the coding sequence GTGCCGCTCACAGTCCTCCTCGTCGACGACGAACCCCTGGTCCGCGCGGGTCTGCGCGCCGTGCTCGAGGCGCAGGCCGACATCACGGTCGTCGGTGAGGCGACGGACGGCGCGGCCGTGGTGCCCCTGGTGCGCGAGTTGCGGCCGGACGTGGTCGCCATGGACGTCAGGATGCCGCTGCTCGACGGGATCGAGGCCACTCGCGCGGTGCTGCGCGCGGTGCCGGACCCGCCGAAGATCCTCGTCATCACGACCTTCGAGAACGACGAGTACGTGTACGGGGCGCTGCGCGCGGGCGCCGACGGGTTTCTGCTGAAACGGGCGCGGCCCGCCGAGATCGTGCACGCCGTGCGGCTCGTCGCGGGCGGCGACTCCCTCCTCTTCCCGGCCGCCGTGCGCCGGCTGGCCGCCGAGTACGGCAACCCGTCGGCGCGGGCCGCCATGGCGCGCGCGGCGCTGACCGAGCGGGAGTCGGCGGTGCTGCGGCTGATGGCGCGCGGTCTGTCGAACGCGGAGATCGCCACGGATCTCGTCGTCGGCACCGAGACGGTCAAGTCGCACGTGAGCGCCGTGCTGGCCAAGCTCGGGGCGCGCGATCGGACCCAGGCGGTGATCGCCGCGTACGAATCCGGTTTCGTCGCGCCGGGCTGA
- a CDS encoding ROK family transcriptional regulator has protein sequence MGRLTGGDPSLLRRINSAVVLHALRATDFATLTEITRVTGLSRPTVEGVVEGLIEAGLVVETTVEEPGARRQGRPARKFRFRAEAGHLLGLEIGPHRVAAVLSALDGRIIGTAAKDVDEAASAEERIERLRGAVADLLRRAGVARGSLRAVGVGSPGIVEADGTVRLGTALPGWTGLPLGERLRRSFKCPVIVENDANTAAVAEHWKGAGVDSDDMVFVMAGLSPGAGSLIGGRLHRGYGGAAGEIGALHLLGRGVRPETLLSTTDEPLHPLDEQAVAKVFALAREGDAQAGAAMERFIQRLVHDVAALVLALDPELVVVGGWAAGLDGVLDPLRRELERYCLRPPRVALSLLGEAAVATGALRLALDHVEEQLFATEGTVTARR, from the coding sequence TTGGGGCGGCTGACCGGCGGGGATCCTTCTCTGCTCAGGCGGATCAACTCCGCGGTGGTGCTGCACGCGCTGCGGGCCACGGATTTCGCGACGCTCACCGAGATCACCCGTGTGACGGGGCTGTCACGGCCGACCGTCGAGGGCGTGGTCGAAGGGCTCATCGAGGCCGGGCTCGTCGTGGAGACGACGGTCGAGGAGCCGGGAGCGCGGCGCCAGGGACGGCCCGCGCGGAAGTTCCGCTTCCGGGCGGAGGCGGGGCATCTGCTCGGTCTGGAGATCGGTCCGCACCGGGTCGCCGCGGTGCTGTCCGCGCTCGACGGCAGGATCATCGGCACGGCCGCCAAGGACGTCGACGAGGCCGCTTCCGCGGAGGAGCGCATCGAGCGGCTGCGCGGGGCCGTCGCCGATCTGCTGCGGCGGGCCGGGGTGGCCCGCGGGTCGCTGCGGGCGGTCGGAGTGGGCAGTCCCGGGATCGTGGAGGCCGACGGCACCGTCCGCCTCGGTACGGCGCTGCCCGGGTGGACGGGGCTGCCGCTGGGCGAGCGGCTGCGCCGCTCCTTCAAGTGCCCGGTCATCGTGGAGAACGACGCCAACACGGCGGCCGTGGCCGAGCACTGGAAGGGCGCCGGGGTCGACTCGGACGACATGGTGTTCGTCATGGCCGGGCTCAGCCCGGGCGCCGGTTCGCTGATCGGCGGGCGGTTGCACCGGGGGTACGGGGGTGCCGCCGGGGAGATCGGGGCGCTGCACCTGCTGGGGCGCGGGGTGCGGCCGGAGACGCTGCTGTCGACCACCGACGAGCCGTTGCACCCGTTGGACGAGCAGGCCGTGGCGAAGGTGTTCGCGCTGGCCCGGGAGGGCGACGCGCAGGCCGGCGCCGCCATGGAGCGGTTCATTCAGCGGCTGGTGCACGATGTCGCCGCGCTGGTGCTCGCGCTCGATCCGGAGCTGGTGGTGGTCGGAGGGTGGGCCGCCGGGCTCGACGGGGTGCTCGATCCGTTGCGGCGGGAGTTGGAGCGGTACTGTCTGCGGCCGCCTCGGGTGGCGCTGTCGTTGTTGGGTGAGGCGGCTGTGGCGACCGGAGCGCTGCGCTTGGCGCTGGACCATGTCGAGGAGCAGCTGTTCGCTACTGAGGGGACTGTTACGGCGCGGCGGTGA
- a CDS encoding GntR family transcriptional regulator, whose translation MGTTQLEAAPEPKYWHLKTVLSEALDSEFAVGEILPNERDLAARFGVARATLRQALEQLELEGRLQRRRGVGTTVAPPRVGVDVSATGHDWPGASGDAWQAVDCVRDAAPAAVADMLETAPDESVHVLRRTRVSHGQPVAAELLYVPAASVPDLTAIDAPSGAARARAVLRELQRLGLDGQDRAVELGSARADDAKELDRLPGAPVLVVTTRYFSEGTTAAVSMATYRADTCRLTFGDTPDVEIHHAPHTQAS comes from the coding sequence GTGGGGACCACGCAGTTGGAAGCGGCACCGGAGCCGAAGTACTGGCACCTCAAGACCGTGCTCAGCGAGGCGCTCGACTCGGAGTTCGCCGTGGGGGAGATCCTGCCGAACGAGCGTGATCTCGCGGCTCGCTTCGGCGTCGCCCGGGCCACGCTCCGCCAGGCGCTGGAGCAGCTCGAGCTGGAGGGCCGGCTGCAGCGCCGCCGCGGTGTCGGCACGACCGTCGCACCGCCGCGCGTCGGGGTGGACGTCTCCGCCACCGGCCACGACTGGCCGGGCGCGAGCGGCGACGCCTGGCAGGCCGTCGACTGCGTCCGCGACGCGGCCCCGGCCGCCGTCGCCGACATGCTGGAGACCGCCCCGGACGAGAGCGTGCACGTACTGCGCCGCACGCGCGTCTCGCACGGCCAGCCCGTCGCCGCCGAGCTGCTCTACGTTCCCGCGGCGTCGGTGCCCGACCTCACGGCCATAGACGCCCCGTCCGGCGCCGCACGCGCGCGTGCCGTCCTGCGGGAGCTCCAGCGCCTCGGCCTCGACGGCCAGGACCGCGCGGTCGAGCTGGGCTCGGCCCGCGCCGACGACGCCAAGGAGCTGGACCGCCTCCCCGGCGCCCCGGTCCTGGTGGTGACGACCCGCTACTTCAGCGAGGGCACCACGGCGGCCGTCTCCATGGCCACCTACCGGGCGGACACCTGCCGCCTGACGTTCGGCGACACCCCGGACGTGGAAATCCACCACGCCCCACACACCCAGGCGTCCTGA